A genome region from Prionailurus viverrinus isolate Anna chromosome A3, UM_Priviv_1.0, whole genome shotgun sequence includes the following:
- the PCNA gene encoding proliferating cell nuclear antigen, which translates to MFEARLVQGSILKKVLEALKDLINEACWDISSSGVNLQSMDSSHVSLVQLTLRSEGFDTYRCDRNLAMGVNLTSMSKILKCAGNEDIITLRAEDNADTLALVFEAPNQEKVSDYEMKLMDLDVEQLGIPEQEYSCVVKMPSGEFARICRDLSHIGDAVVISCAKDGVKFSASGELGNGNIKLSQTSNVDKEEEAVTIEMNEPVQLTFALRYLNFFTKATPLSPTVTLSMSADVPLVVEYKIADMGHLKYYLAPKIEDEEGS; encoded by the exons ATGTTCGAGGCGCGCCTGGTCCAGGGCTCCATCCTGAAGAAGGTGTTGGAGGCACTTAAGGATCTCATCAACGAGGCCTGCTGGGACATAAGCTCGAGCGGCGTAAACCTGCAGAGCATGGACTCCTCCCATGTCTCCCTGGTGCAGCTCACCCTGCGTTCCGAGGGCTTCGACACATACCGCTGCGATCGCAACTTGGCCATGGGTGTGAACCTCACCAG CATGTCCAAAATACTAAAATGTGCTGGCAATGAAGACATCATTACACTAAGGGCGGAAGATAATGCAGACACCCTGGCACTTGTATTCGAAGCTCCAA ACCAAGAAAAGGTTTCAGACTATGAAATGAAGTTAATGGATTTAGATGTTGAACAACTTGGAATTCCA gaaCAAGAGTATAGCTGTGTAGTAAAGATGCCTTCTGGTGAATTTGCACGTATATGCCGAGATCTCAGTCATATTGGAGATGCTGTTGTAATTTCCTGTGCAAAAGATGGAGTGAAGTTTTCTGCAAGTGGAGAACtaggaaatggaaatattaagTTGTCACAAACAAGTAATGTCGATAAAGAGGAGGAAGCT gtTACCATAGAGATGAATGAGCCTGTTCAGCTAACTTTTGCACTGAGATACCTGAACTTCTTTACAAAAGCCACTCCACTCTCTCCTACAGTAACACTCAGTATGTCTGCAGATGTACCCCTTG TTGTAGAGTATAAAATTGCAGATATGGGACATTTAAAGTACTATTTGGCTCCCAAGATCGAGGATGAAGAAGGATCTTAG